Genomic segment of Bdellovibrionota bacterium:
GTGCTTGCCACCTGGGAATTAACGTCTCTACAAGAGAATGACAGTGAACCTGAAGTGCCACCGCCACATTTGATCACAGAAAAAAAACAAGAGCTTGAGTTGTTCCGACGGCAAATAGTAATGTTTATCGGCGCTGAAGATTACCTTGCGACACGAAGCACTATCGACGATATGGCATTAATTGTACTGTCTTCGTCGATCCGGATGTCAATCTTGAAACGATTCCCCCACATTGTGTACGAAACGGAATTTTTGCCATCTATCTCACGAATATTTTGTGCTGCGTCAACCCTTGTTCAACTTGCGTCAATAACGCAAGGCACTCCCTGCTCTCTGCAAGCAGTTTCTACAGTAACGTCCTCGTTTCTCGCTGCAATTTTCCTGCTTGGACATTTAGATCATGTGCCAACGATTCCAGCCCCAAGAGAGGGAGAAAAGATGACCATTGACGCAGCACTGTCCTACGAAGGTAACATAAAAAGATTCTTTCAATTCGTATATGAGCAGAACGACGAACTAAATCTAACGTTGAGAGAGATTGTTGAGCAGCATGCAAAAGAAGATCGATTTGACTCGTTGATGTTTCTTAAGAGCTTATCCGGGAACGCAATAAGCCGTATGAAGTTTCTACCAAAGGGCCCAACGCATTCGATATCGTAACTTGATGTGTCAGATTACTGCTTAATGAGCTTTGCTTGATCCAAAAACCCAAGAATCTTTTTTGCACTTTCACCTACATTTTCGGTGTCGGTCCTTACCAGGACTTCGGGGTTATCAGGAGGTTCATAGGGATCTGATACTCCTGTGAAGTTTTTAATCTCGCCTGCGATCGCTTTTTTATATAGGCCCTTTACATCCCGATTGATCAACGTATTTAATTCGGCCTTCACAAAAACCTCTACAAAAGGAACGCCGTCTTGCGCCGCAAGTTTTCGCACTTCATTCCGAATCTCTTTGTAAGGCGAAATCGCAGCCGTTATTGCGATGACACCGTTTCGCGCTAAAAGTCGGGCCACGAATCCAATCCTCCGAATATTGGCGTCGCGATCTTCTTTGGAAAAGCCAAGCCCCTTGGAAAGATACGTGCGAACCTCATCCCCGTCCAAAATTTCAAGTCGGCGATTGGAGAGTTGTCGTTTAATGACATTCGCAATCGTACTTTTTCCTGCACCTGACATTCCCGTGAACCAAAGGATGAAACCCCCTGGTGAATTCGTAGAGATTGTAGGAGCATTTGTGCGATTTTCGGATTTTGTATCGGCAGCGTAATAATCGCGAAGAACCTTTGCAACTTCAGGGCGTGTAAACTCTTGGGGGAGGTTCCCTCCACTACGCAAGATGTCGCGTACTTTGGTCCCAGAAAACTCTAATCGTTCAGAATCCCCATGAGGGCAGGTGCGCTCAGAGGCTAGGTTTCCGCATGCCTTGCAATAGAATGTGGGATCAAATTTGAGAGCAACTACACCCAACTCCGATGGTTCAAAACGATCAAAAATCTCCTGAGCCTCGAGCGGCCCGTAAAACTTTCCGACGCCTGCATGGTCGCGCCCTACAATGAAATGGGTGATGCCGTAGTTTTTCCTAACCAGGGCGTGAAAGATGGCTTCGCGAGGTCCCGCGTAGCGCATAGCCGCAGGGAAAGCTGCAAGCAGCGTACGGTCTTTTGGATAATAATTCTCGATCAGAATTTGATAGGCCTGGAAACGGACCGATGCGGGGATATCATCGCTCTTGGTTTCACCGATAAGAGGATGGATCACGAGACCATCGGTAAATTCCAAGGCAAGCTTTGTTAGATGTTCATGCGCGCGGTGGATTGGATTTCGCGTTTGAAAGCCGGCCACACGTTGCCATTTTCGCTGAGCGATCTTTTCTCTTAAAGCTTTTGGGGTCAGACGATACTCGGAAAAAGAAAGATTGGAGGGGAGGGGTAGAACCTTTACCTTTCCGCCAATCAAAAGGGTCGGCCTAGAAAGGAGATAGGCCACTCCTGGATGGCTCGGATCTTCCGTGCGATAGATCGCCTTTGCCTCATGTTTTGGATCTCGCTCAAAAATCTCTTCGATTTGAAGAACTCCCCAGAGTCGATCTGTACTATCGTAAAGCGCTGCCTTCTTCCCCACAGATAGCTCTTTTCGCTGGATATCATTGATAGCTATCGTTATGGGTAGTGGCCAAACCGTCCCGTTTGACAGTCGAAGTCGGTCGAGGACGTTTAAATAGTCAGCAGACCCCATGAACCCTTGCAAAGGACTAACAGCTCCTACTGCAATGAGCTCTAAATCTGCCAATTCCCGATTATCGAGTGTGAGCTTTGGAAGTGTCTTAGCTTCTTTTTCAAATTCAGAAAGCTCCGCCGAAGAGACGAGGCATTCAATTAATTGCCCACCATGAGGTTCGGTTAGCATAGTTTTGCTTGATCAGGTGCTACGGAAAAGACCTCTTTGGCTACACGGTTCCAAATTTCTTGGGGTGCCGCAAAAATCCCACCCGGTTGATGAGGATCCTTTTTACCATAGCGAAATTCTTTTCCATAACAGTCTGTAACGATACCGCCTGCGCCACGAAGAAGCGCTTCCGGCGCACATGTATCCCATTCCTTCAAAAATGGTACCGGATGAACGTAAAGATCGGCTTGATCTTGCGCGATCATCGCACATTTTAGCCCTACGGAGCCACAAAGGACGATTTCTGCGTTCTTTAGTCTTGTCTTAAGTTGTTCCAGTTTTGGATCCGGGTGAGATCGGGAACAGACAAACCTGAGACGAGGCGATGGAGATTGAGAAAGGATGAGTGGGTGAGGTGTTTTCTCTTCCGTCGGCTGTTCCACCATCCAGGCGCCTATCCCTATCCCTCCAAAGTGGAGAATGCCAGGGTCTGGACGATAAACCGCTCCTAGCTGGCACTTTCCATTCAGTGCAAGACCAACCATGACACTGAATTCTCCCGTTTGACTAATAAAGTCATTCGTTCCATCCAATGGATCCACTAACCAGAGCCGGTCGGAAGCTTTGTCCTCTTCATCTGGCGGGCTCTCTTCACTCACGATCCGGTCTTTTGGGAAATGTTGGTGCAGCATTTCTAAGATGATTCGGTTTGCGGCAAGATCCGCCTCTGTGACAAAGTCCCCTGGCTTTTTCTCCCGCGTCATTAACCCTTTTTTACGATAGTATTTGAGCGCTTCCCTTCCTGCCAAAACTGCGGCTTTAGTCGCGATTTTAAATTCCTGAACGAAACTTTTTATCTCTAATGGAAGAATAGAAATCATGTTACATTTTTTTTGTAAGTTCAGTAAACTTTTGAAATGAACCCAATGGCCATCTTTCTTGGGTTTTTTGTAGGAACTCTGGTGGGTTTCACATCTATTGGTGGCGGAGCTTTGCTTACTCCATGCCTCATTCTTATTTTACACATTTCACCTTCCATCGCGATTGCCACAGATCTCTTTGTCGGAAGTATTACAAAATTTGTGGGGGCAGGGACCTACGCGATTCGTCGAGAGGTGAACTGGGAAATAGTCGGTCGGCTCGCTTCTGGATCGGTTCCTGGAGCCATCCTGGGAACTCTTCTGATGAACTATCTCCCAAAAGAGGATCTCGAGCCGTTGCTCAAGCATCTTCTAGGTCTAGTCTTGATCCTGGCGGCAGCATCGTCATGGGCGAGAAGTAGATATTACAAACGAATTTCAGAACCTAAAGCAATGCCTTCCTTTGTTCGAACTATGATTTTTGGCTTTCTTGTGGGATTTATTGTGAGCATGACAAGCATTGGAAGCGGATCGGTTCTTCTTCTTATTATGACTCTCTTTTTCCCGATCCATCCCAAGACCATTGTTGGAACCGATCTCATGCATGCGGTGGTTCTTTGCTCAGCGGCATCACTCGGCCATTTGTTAAAAGGAAGAGTTGATTTTCATTTGGCAAGATCGATCTTAATTGGAGCCGTGCCTGGAGTTCTCCTCGGTGCGCAGCTTGTTTTGATTCTTCCAGCAAGGATTATTCGAACTGTTCTAACCGTAGTTTTGATGCTGGTCGGACTTCTAATGTTGTTGCATTAGAGGCTGGGATGTCTGTAATTAGATTGGCTTTTTATCTATTCTTTCTCTTTCTGATGGTTGCCAAGTAGCGAATAAGATGAATACATTATCATCACTTTCTACCGAACTTGTTATAATTTGACGTATGCATAACTCATACAATACAGCCTTTTTTAGTCGTTTGTGAAAATCTTTGGTATTGGTCTGAGTAAGACAGGAACTTCTAGTCTTTCGCGTGCACTCGAAATCCTAGGATTCAGTTGCATTCATTTCCCAAGCTCACTACGACAAATTGAGAAATATGACGCCAGCACAGATACTCCCGTTGCTCTCAATTTCCGTCAACTTGATCACCGCTTTCCCAATAGTCGCTTCATCTTTACACCGCGCGAGAAAGTCGAATGGCTTTCTTCATGCGAACAGATGTGGCGACGACGACAGAAGCTCTACGACCAGGATATTTTCATCACCGGAATCCACCGTGCATTATATGGCGGGAAACAATTTGACAGAAAAAAATGGTCCTCTGCCTATGATAGACACGACATCTTGGTGCGTCAGTATTTCAAGGGACGCCCTAAAGACCTCTTGATCCTTAATATTTTTCGTGTGAAGAACCCATGGATTCCACTTTGCAGATTTCTCGGTGTTCCAATTCCTGATGTCTCATTCCCAAGAGTGAATGACAGCCCGTCGATTGACGCAATTATTTTGCGATTGCTCAAGTCAACAGGTCATCCGGCGCTTGTTGCTCGTGCTTGCCTTGTTCCACAGGAATACGTTCGACACTTGGCGAGCCAAACTAGAATGCAGCATAATCAAGTCGCGTCTGCCGACAAAATCACCCGCGGTTGGGAAGTTTACCTTATGCTAACAAATATAGTGAAAGAGTTCGGATCTAGGAGGATAGCGGCTCTGAAACTAGGAGTTTCAATAAGAGAATTGAGTCGTTTGCAACGACTTGCGCCATCACCAACACATCAGCCTAAAGAAAGATCCACCACTTCTGTTTCCTCTAAGCGATAAAGAAAAGGTTCGATTTGATGGAGCCACACCCCACCATTGTGATCAGGGGGTAACGCAACGTAAACGGTCAAGAAATGACGACGCAGTTCAATCAACACAGCAGAAACCAGCCGTAGGCAGGAATCCTCGTTGGGAAAGGTCGTCGCGCACGAAGTTATCAAGAGAACAGTTCATAAAGCTCTTCTGGTAGGTTCTCAAGAACTGCCCTTTTAAAACGGATACCCAAGGGTGCTTTTTGGGGATTCACAACTCCAGCTTTTAAGTCAGTATACCAAGGAAAAGCGTCCATTTTTAGGGCCTTCAGGTGAATGCCCTTTAACTTATGGAGAAACACGGATGCCGAAAACTTGGTTATTAGTTGCTTGTCCTTTGATTCGTATATCCCTTTTTCTTTTCTAAATCTCTCCATCAATTGATGTAACAACTCAAGATTCTCCTGTATCAATCTTAATGCATCGCGACTAATTAGCATAAACTCAGTATCCAACATCCAAAATTTCGATGGATTTATCTTTAGGTCTCTCAAGGTTTGGTCGAGCCATTCTCTTGAGAAAGGAAAAGTGATAACTTTAGCTCCCCAGGCCTTTTGTATTCCAGGAATCCACTGCTCATGGGGAATACTAACTATGGAAATTTTCCCCGGCTTTAGCGCCGATAATAAATCAGGTCGTGTTAAGATCACATTGGAATTCATCAACACAATCGAACCAATAGGCAATGAATTCGGTAGATTAAGAATGGTGCTGTTTTCAAGAGTTTTTGAATAATGTACGCACTCGTTTGCTTCTTCATCTTGTAAGAAAGATAGGTCGAGTCCACGGCATGCTTTTGCTGGAATCACGAAAGTGATGTCTTGGTTTTTAGGAAATGCCTTCTTGATGTAGCGATATGTTGCTTTCATGGGAAGTACTTCGCGATCCTCTTCCGAACCGACAATTCTAAAGGTGGTCGACA
This window contains:
- the sat gene encoding sulfate adenylyltransferase; protein product: MLTEPHGGQLIECLVSSAELSEFEKEAKTLPKLTLDNRELADLELIAVGAVSPLQGFMGSADYLNVLDRLRLSNGTVWPLPITIAINDIQRKELSVGKKAALYDSTDRLWGVLQIEEIFERDPKHEAKAIYRTEDPSHPGVAYLLSRPTLLIGGKVKVLPLPSNLSFSEYRLTPKALREKIAQRKWQRVAGFQTRNPIHRAHEHLTKLALEFTDGLVIHPLIGETKSDDIPASVRFQAYQILIENYYPKDRTLLAAFPAAMRYAGPREAIFHALVRKNYGITHFIVGRDHAGVGKFYGPLEAQEIFDRFEPSELGVVALKFDPTFYCKACGNLASERTCPHGDSERLEFSGTKVRDILRSGGNLPQEFTRPEVAKVLRDYYAADTKSENRTNAPTISTNSPGGFILWFTGMSGAGKSTIANVIKRQLSNRRLEILDGDEVRTYLSKGLGFSKEDRDANIRRIGFVARLLARNGVIAITAAISPYKEIRNEVRKLAAQDGVPFVEVFVKAELNTLINRDVKGLYKKAIAGEIKNFTGVSDPYEPPDNPEVLVRTDTENVGESAKKILGFLDQAKLIKQ
- a CDS encoding inositol monophosphatase family protein; the protein is MISILPLEIKSFVQEFKIATKAAVLAGREALKYYRKKGLMTREKKPGDFVTEADLAANRIILEMLHQHFPKDRIVSEESPPDEEDKASDRLWLVDPLDGTNDFISQTGEFSVMVGLALNGKCQLGAVYRPDPGILHFGGIGIGAWMVEQPTEEKTPHPLILSQSPSPRLRFVCSRSHPDPKLEQLKTRLKNAEIVLCGSVGLKCAMIAQDQADLYVHPVPFLKEWDTCAPEALLRGAGGIVTDCYGKEFRYGKKDPHQPGGIFAAPQEIWNRVAKEVFSVAPDQAKLC
- a CDS encoding sulfite exporter TauE/SafE family protein, giving the protein MAIFLGFFVGTLVGFTSIGGGALLTPCLILILHISPSIAIATDLFVGSITKFVGAGTYAIRREVNWEIVGRLASGSVPGAILGTLLMNYLPKEDLEPLLKHLLGLVLILAAASSWARSRYYKRISEPKAMPSFVRTMIFGFLVGFIVSMTSIGSGSVLLLIMTLFFPIHPKTIVGTDLMHAVVLCSAASLGHLLKGRVDFHLARSILIGAVPGVLLGAQLVLILPARIIRTVLTVVLMLVGLLMLLH
- a CDS encoding sulfotransferase, which encodes MKIFGIGLSKTGTSSLSRALEILGFSCIHFPSSLRQIEKYDASTDTPVALNFRQLDHRFPNSRFIFTPREKVEWLSSCEQMWRRRQKLYDQDIFITGIHRALYGGKQFDRKKWSSAYDRHDILVRQYFKGRPKDLLILNIFRVKNPWIPLCRFLGVPIPDVSFPRVNDSPSIDAIILRLLKSTGHPALVARACLVPQEYVRHLASQTRMQHNQVASADKITRGWEVYLMLTNIVKEFGSRRIAALKLGVSIRELSRLQRLAPSPTHQPKERSTTSVSSKR